The genomic region ATGAGCGTGGCCGTAAACGAGTGGAATATGATCCATCCATTCATAATCAAGATGAGGAATTTGAATTTAGAGAAATCACACCAGGACACTGGGTAAGATGCACTCCAACTGAATTCGAAAAGTATAAGAGAGAATCTGAAAATAAATAATATGAATGTTTCTTTTACATGTAGAAAGTGTAATAAGAGGTAAATCCCTGTTATTGTGAACAATAACAGGGATTTTTTTGTCTGGATATTAAAACTGTTGTGGGACTGTAACCAATCATATGAGGGCACCTTCGAATTCAGCCATAAACAAGGAAGTCATTTTGGGCCTTGTCAACAGGTGAATAAAATATTTTTCCCGGAGAAAATTAAAAAAAGCCAACAAAATAAAACAAACTTCTAATATAATATAGATATACAATAAAAAATGGGAGTTTGATCAAATTGAATAAACCAAGAAGAGAGAAGGCAAGAACCGACATCCATCCGCTTGGGGTGAATTTATCAGGAGAGGAATTCAATGGCAGCAGGGATGATTTGGCCGGACACCTGCTGCAACCGGGAAAGTTTCTTTTGATGGCTATTGTAACTCTGATGCTTTCCTTTTTCCCACAACTCATCGTGAATGGGGAAGAAGAACAATCATTTACTGCAAAAATTCATGATTCATATCAAGTACAATTGAAGCAGCGTTCCCTTCCTGAGGAGCCGATTGCACGGTTCCTGTACGACTCGGGTCTTCAATTTGAGTATCCGGAAGCTGTAAGGGGGATCTATGTAACAGGACCTTCTGCAGGAGGAAGCCGTTTTGAAGAACTGCTGAATCTGGTTAATCAAACAGAACTGAATTCCATGGTTATTGACATTAAAGACGACTATGGAGATCTAACTTTCGATCCTGGTAAGGACTCGCCATATTCAGATATTGGTAAGAATTATATCAGTGATTTAAGAAGTACACTTGAAACGCTGGAAAAAGAAGGGGTATATCCGATTGCGCGTATCGTGGTATTTAAAGATACGAGACTGGCTGAAAAAAGACCGGAATTATCCTTTAAAGAAAATGGATCAATTTGGAAGAATGGAAGAGAAGAAGCCTTTGTTAATCCATTCATGAAAGAAGTTTGGGAATATAACCTCGAAATTGCCAAAATGGCAGCTGAAGCAGGGTTTAAGGATATTCAATTTGATTATGTACGTTTTCCGGAAGGTTTTGAAAAGCGTGATGATACACTTCAATACAGTGAAGGAGATTATTCAGATTTAGACATGAATAATGTCCAAAAGCGTGTCAAAGCAGTTACGGATTTTGTATCCTATGCCAAAGAGGAATTGGCCTATTATAATGTTGACGTATCTGTAGATATTTTTGGTTATTCTGCAACAATTCCGGAAGCTCCTGGAATTGGACAGAACTTTTCCAAGATTTCTAGCAATGTCGATGTCATTTCCTCCATGATCTATCCAAGTCATTGGACCAGTTATTTTGATATTCCTTTCCCTGACAAGGAACCTTACAAGCTGGTTAAGGAATATGTAAAAGTGGAAAATGAACGCTTGGGTGAACTTGAGAATTCCCCTGTTTCAAGACCGTGGATTCAGGACTTTGAAGCACCATGGTTATATTCAGGTGCACCAACCCAATATGGGAAGGCTGAAGTGGAAGCCCAAATTAGAGCGCTGAATGAAGGTGGGGTTCAGGAATTCCTTCTGTGGAACCCATCAAATAAGTATACAAAGAATGTGGATTATACCCCACTAGATTAATTAATAAAAAAGGACACTTCTGCTCAGGAAGTGTCCTTTTTTATTATTAATGAATCAAGTTTGAGGCTTTCCGCCAACCTGTTTCCAGTTTGATTGGATGGAGTGAGACTGTGAGGAATAGTGATTTTTTGTTTTTCGACCAAATAGCCTTTCACCGGAAAATTGAACAATAACAGCAGAGAAAGCGGTTAATCCAATGATTAAAATCCCTAATAATGATAACTCTAAAATAAAGAAACCCATAATTTCCGACCCTCCTACAGTCATCTTTATAGTTCATTGTATGCTATCAGCATCCGTTTGAAAAGTCTGAAATATTTTTCGGATGATCCCGGAAATATTTCACTTTTACTAAAGGTTTCGTTATAATAAAAAAGGACAAAAGGAGAAGGAGTAGATTTATGAACTGGTATGAAAAACTTAGTAAGTACTTTCCCGTTGAGGAAATGAAATCAAAGGAGCATATGGAAAGACTTCTTGAAGAAAAAGGAGATGTCTATTATAAGGATGAGGGTGAGCATCATGTTATGATGTATGCGGAGTTTGACACCTTCATTTTTATTGATTACGTCTATGTTTCCAGTGCTTCCAGAGGAAAAGGAATAGGGCATCAATTGATGGATAAGCTGAAAGAAAAGGAGAAGCCCATTATTTTGGAAGTGGAACCCATTGATTATGAAGATACGGATACAGAAAAGCGACTGCATTTTTATCAAAAAGAAGGATTCCGGCATGCAAGATCGATAGGCTATACAAGACGGTCATTGGCAACGAATGAAATAAATGAAATGGAAATTCTTTATTGGTCCCCTGAGCATGAAACAGAAGAAGAAATTTTTGAGAAAATGAAAAAGATGTATAAAAATATTCATACCTATAAAGATAAAGAACTCTACGGTGAATCCTATGAGCCTGTTGATAAAGTACTGACCTTTGATGAGAGCAGAAATGATAA from Virgibacillus sp. MSP4-1 harbors:
- a CDS encoding putative glycoside hydrolase, whose translation is MAIVTLMLSFFPQLIVNGEEEQSFTAKIHDSYQVQLKQRSLPEEPIARFLYDSGLQFEYPEAVRGIYVTGPSAGGSRFEELLNLVNQTELNSMVIDIKDDYGDLTFDPGKDSPYSDIGKNYISDLRSTLETLEKEGVYPIARIVVFKDTRLAEKRPELSFKENGSIWKNGREEAFVNPFMKEVWEYNLEIAKMAAEAGFKDIQFDYVRFPEGFEKRDDTLQYSEGDYSDLDMNNVQKRVKAVTDFVSYAKEELAYYNVDVSVDIFGYSATIPEAPGIGQNFSKISSNVDVISSMIYPSHWTSYFDIPFPDKEPYKLVKEYVKVENERLGELENSPVSRPWIQDFEAPWLYSGAPTQYGKAEVEAQIRALNEGGVQEFLLWNPSNKYTKNVDYTPLD
- a CDS encoding GNAT family N-acetyltransferase; this translates as MNWYEKLSKYFPVEEMKSKEHMERLLEEKGDVYYKDEGEHHVMMYAEFDTFIFIDYVYVSSASRGKGIGHQLMDKLKEKEKPIILEVEPIDYEDTDTEKRLHFYQKEGFRHARSIGYTRRSLATNEINEMEILYWSPEHETEEEIFEKMKKMYKNIHTYKDKELYGESYEPVDKVLTFDESRNDNIFDELDD